In Odocoileus virginianus isolate 20LAN1187 ecotype Illinois chromosome 5, Ovbor_1.2, whole genome shotgun sequence, a single window of DNA contains:
- the PODN gene encoding podocan isoform X3: MEGAHARGAQPRLWRTRSAGGAQQIIPGSPLFDPFTDRETEGCSGAEICSQDARTGTMAQGWALLLLLLLPRQLGVVLAARTPGFGRSGARSLSPEENEFSEEEPVLVLSPEEPGRGPATIDCPRDCACSQEGVVDCGGIDLREFPGDLPEHTNHLSLQNNQLEKIYPRELSRLHRLETLNLQNNRLTSRADLGTPLPAKCPDQCGLRCQLSHQNLRAHLWSEAKLENNKLEKIPPGAFSELSNLRELYLQNNYLTDEGLDNETFWKLSSLEYLDLSSNNLSRVPAGLPRSLVLLHLEKNAIRSVAADVLTPIRSLEYLLLHSNQLRAQGIHPRAFQGLKRLHTVHLYNNALERVPSGLPRRVRTLMILHNQITGIGRDDFATTYYLEELNLSYNRITSPQVHRDAFRKLRLLRSLDLSGNRLHTLPPGLPRNVHVLKIKRNELVALARGALAGMAQLRELYLTGNRLRNRALGPRAWADLSGLQLLDIAGNQLTEIPRGLPESLEYLYLQNNKISAVPANAFDSTPNLKGIFLRFNKLAVGSVVESAFRKLKHLQVLDIEGNFEFGDVSKDRGRLEKEEEEEEDDDDEEEEERR; encoded by the exons ATGGAAGGAGCCCACGCCCGCGGAGCGCAGCCGAGACTCTGGAGAACGCGGTCGGCCGGCGGGGCGCAGCAG ATCATCCCAGGTAGCCCACTCTTCGACCCCTttacagacagagaaactgagggcTGTAGCGGGGCAGAGATCTGCTCCCAGGACGCGCGGACAG GCACCATGGCCCAGGGCTGGgcgctgctgctcctgctgctgttgCCGCGGCAGCTGGGAGTGGTGCTCGCTGCCAGGACCCCGGGGTTTGGCCGAAGCGGCGCCCGCAGCCTGAGCCCCGAAGAGAATGAATTCTCAGAGGAGGAGCCGGTGCTAGTCTTGAGCCCCGAGGAGCCCGGGCGCGGCCCAGCCACCATCGACTGCCCTCGAGACTGCGCCTGCTCCCAGGAGGGGGTCGTGGACTGCGGCGGCATCGACCTGCGCGAGTTCCCGGGGGACCTGCCCGAGCACACTAACCATCTGTCCTTGCAG AACAACCAGCTGGAGAAGATCTACCCCAGGGAGCTCTCCCGGCTGCATCGGCTGGAGACGCTGAACCTCCAGAACAACCGCCTGACTTCCCGAG CTGACCTTGGCACCCCGCTTCCTGCCAAATGCCCTGATCAGTGTGGACTTCGCTGCCAACTATCTCACCAAAATCTACGGGCTCACCTTTGGTCAGAAGCCAAACttgag AACAACAAGCTGGAGAAGATCCCACCAGGTGCCTTCAGCGAGCTGAGCAACCTGCGTGAGCTGTACCTGCAGAACAACTACCTGACTGATGAGGGCCTGGACAATGAGACCTTCTG GAAGCTCTCCAGCCTGGAGTACCTGGATCTGTCCAGCAACAACCTGTCGCGGGTCCCGGCAGGGCTGCCGCGCAGCCTGGTGCTGCTGCACCTGGAGAAGAACGCCATCCGGAGCGTGGCCGCGGACGTGCTGACCCCCATCCGCAGCCTCGAGTACCTGCTGCTACACAGCAACCAGCTGCGCGCGCAGGGCATCCACCCGCGGGCCTTCCAGGGCCTCAAGCGGCTGCACACAGTGCACCTGTACAACAACGCTCTGGAGCGCGTGCCCAGCGGCCTGCCCCGCCGCGTGCGCACCCTCATGATCCTGCACAACCAGATCACCGGCATCGGCCGCGACGACTTTGCCACCACCTACTACCTGGAGGAGCTCAACCTCAGCTACAACCGCATCACCAGCCCGCAGGTGCACCGCGATGCCTTCCGCAAGCTGCGTCTGCTGCGCTCGCTGGACCTCTCCGGCAACCGGCTGCACACCCTGCCGCCTGGGCTGCCGCGCAACGTGCACGTGCTGAAGATCAAGCGCAACGAGCTGGTCGCCCTGGCGCGTGGGGCGCTGGCCGGCATGGCCCAGCTGCGGGAGCTCTACCTCACCGGCAACCGGCTGCGCAACCGGGCCCTGGGACCCCGTGCCTGGGCCGACCTCTCTGGTCTGCAG CTGCTCGACATTGCTGGGAATCAGCTCACGGAGATCCCCAGGGGGCTTCCAGAGTCGCTGGAGTACCTGTACCTGCAGAATAACAAGATTAGTGCCGTGCCCGCCAATGCCTTTGACTCTACACCCAACCTCAAAGGGATTTTTCTCAG GTTTAACAAGCTGGCTGTGGGCTCCGTGGTGGAGAGTGCCTTCCGGAAGCTGAAGCACCTGCAAGTCTTGGACATAGAGGGCAACTTTGAGTTTGGTGACGTTTCCAAGGACCGGGGCCggttggagaaggaagaggaggaggaggaggacgatgacgacgaggaggaagaggaaaggcgGTAG
- the PODN gene encoding podocan isoform X1, whose translation MEGAHARGAQPRLWRTRSAGGAQQIIPGSPLFDPFTDRETEGCSGAEICSQDARTGTMAQGWALLLLLLLPRQLGVVLAARTPGFGRSGARSLSPEENEFSEEEPVLVLSPEEPGRGPATIDCPRDCACSQEGVVDCGGIDLREFPGDLPEHTNHLSLQNNQLEKIYPRELSRLHRLETLNLQNNRLTSRGLPEEAFEHLTNLNYLYLANNKLTLAPRFLPNALISVDFAANYLTKIYGLTFGQKPNLRSVYLHNNKLADAGLPDNMFNGSSNVEILILSSNFLRHVPKHLPPALYKLHLKNNKLEKIPPGAFSELSNLRELYLQNNYLTDEGLDNETFWKLSSLEYLDLSSNNLSRVPAGLPRSLVLLHLEKNAIRSVAADVLTPIRSLEYLLLHSNQLRAQGIHPRAFQGLKRLHTVHLYNNALERVPSGLPRRVRTLMILHNQITGIGRDDFATTYYLEELNLSYNRITSPQVHRDAFRKLRLLRSLDLSGNRLHTLPPGLPRNVHVLKIKRNELVALARGALAGMAQLRELYLTGNRLRNRALGPRAWADLSGLQLLDIAGNQLTEIPRGLPESLEYLYLQNNKISAVPANAFDSTPNLKGIFLRFNKLAVGSVVESAFRKLKHLQVLDIEGNFEFGDVSKDRGRLEKEEEEEEDDDDEEEEERR comes from the exons ATGGAAGGAGCCCACGCCCGCGGAGCGCAGCCGAGACTCTGGAGAACGCGGTCGGCCGGCGGGGCGCAGCAG ATCATCCCAGGTAGCCCACTCTTCGACCCCTttacagacagagaaactgagggcTGTAGCGGGGCAGAGATCTGCTCCCAGGACGCGCGGACAG GCACCATGGCCCAGGGCTGGgcgctgctgctcctgctgctgttgCCGCGGCAGCTGGGAGTGGTGCTCGCTGCCAGGACCCCGGGGTTTGGCCGAAGCGGCGCCCGCAGCCTGAGCCCCGAAGAGAATGAATTCTCAGAGGAGGAGCCGGTGCTAGTCTTGAGCCCCGAGGAGCCCGGGCGCGGCCCAGCCACCATCGACTGCCCTCGAGACTGCGCCTGCTCCCAGGAGGGGGTCGTGGACTGCGGCGGCATCGACCTGCGCGAGTTCCCGGGGGACCTGCCCGAGCACACTAACCATCTGTCCTTGCAG AACAACCAGCTGGAGAAGATCTACCCCAGGGAGCTCTCCCGGCTGCATCGGCTGGAGACGCTGAACCTCCAGAACAACCGCCTGACTTCCCGAG GGCTCCCGGAGGAGGCATTTGAGCATCTGACCAACCTCAATTACCTGTACCTGGCCAATAACAAG CTGACCTTGGCACCCCGCTTCCTGCCAAATGCCCTGATCAGTGTGGACTTCGCTGCCAACTATCTCACCAAAATCTACGGGCTCACCTTTGGTCAGAAGCCAAACttgag GTCCGTGTATCTGCACAACAACAAGCTGGCGGACGCCGGGCTGCCGGACAACATGTTCAATGGCTCCAGCAATGTTGAGATCCTCATCTTGTCCAGCAACTTCCTGCGCCATGTACCCAAGCACCTGCCGCCCGCCCTCTACAAGCTGCACCtcaag AACAACAAGCTGGAGAAGATCCCACCAGGTGCCTTCAGCGAGCTGAGCAACCTGCGTGAGCTGTACCTGCAGAACAACTACCTGACTGATGAGGGCCTGGACAATGAGACCTTCTG GAAGCTCTCCAGCCTGGAGTACCTGGATCTGTCCAGCAACAACCTGTCGCGGGTCCCGGCAGGGCTGCCGCGCAGCCTGGTGCTGCTGCACCTGGAGAAGAACGCCATCCGGAGCGTGGCCGCGGACGTGCTGACCCCCATCCGCAGCCTCGAGTACCTGCTGCTACACAGCAACCAGCTGCGCGCGCAGGGCATCCACCCGCGGGCCTTCCAGGGCCTCAAGCGGCTGCACACAGTGCACCTGTACAACAACGCTCTGGAGCGCGTGCCCAGCGGCCTGCCCCGCCGCGTGCGCACCCTCATGATCCTGCACAACCAGATCACCGGCATCGGCCGCGACGACTTTGCCACCACCTACTACCTGGAGGAGCTCAACCTCAGCTACAACCGCATCACCAGCCCGCAGGTGCACCGCGATGCCTTCCGCAAGCTGCGTCTGCTGCGCTCGCTGGACCTCTCCGGCAACCGGCTGCACACCCTGCCGCCTGGGCTGCCGCGCAACGTGCACGTGCTGAAGATCAAGCGCAACGAGCTGGTCGCCCTGGCGCGTGGGGCGCTGGCCGGCATGGCCCAGCTGCGGGAGCTCTACCTCACCGGCAACCGGCTGCGCAACCGGGCCCTGGGACCCCGTGCCTGGGCCGACCTCTCTGGTCTGCAG CTGCTCGACATTGCTGGGAATCAGCTCACGGAGATCCCCAGGGGGCTTCCAGAGTCGCTGGAGTACCTGTACCTGCAGAATAACAAGATTAGTGCCGTGCCCGCCAATGCCTTTGACTCTACACCCAACCTCAAAGGGATTTTTCTCAG GTTTAACAAGCTGGCTGTGGGCTCCGTGGTGGAGAGTGCCTTCCGGAAGCTGAAGCACCTGCAAGTCTTGGACATAGAGGGCAACTTTGAGTTTGGTGACGTTTCCAAGGACCGGGGCCggttggagaaggaagaggaggaggaggaggacgatgacgacgaggaggaagaggaaaggcgGTAG
- the PODN gene encoding podocan isoform X2 — translation MAQGWALLLLLLLPRQLGVVLAARTPGFGRSGARSLSPEENEFSEEEPVLVLSPEEPGRGPATIDCPRDCACSQEGVVDCGGIDLREFPGDLPEHTNHLSLQNNQLEKIYPRELSRLHRLETLNLQNNRLTSRGLPEEAFEHLTNLNYLYLANNKLTLAPRFLPNALISVDFAANYLTKIYGLTFGQKPNLRSVYLHNNKLADAGLPDNMFNGSSNVEILILSSNFLRHVPKHLPPALYKLHLKNNKLEKIPPGAFSELSNLRELYLQNNYLTDEGLDNETFWKLSSLEYLDLSSNNLSRVPAGLPRSLVLLHLEKNAIRSVAADVLTPIRSLEYLLLHSNQLRAQGIHPRAFQGLKRLHTVHLYNNALERVPSGLPRRVRTLMILHNQITGIGRDDFATTYYLEELNLSYNRITSPQVHRDAFRKLRLLRSLDLSGNRLHTLPPGLPRNVHVLKIKRNELVALARGALAGMAQLRELYLTGNRLRNRALGPRAWADLSGLQLLDIAGNQLTEIPRGLPESLEYLYLQNNKISAVPANAFDSTPNLKGIFLRFNKLAVGSVVESAFRKLKHLQVLDIEGNFEFGDVSKDRGRLEKEEEEEEDDDDEEEEERR, via the exons ATGGCCCAGGGCTGGgcgctgctgctcctgctgctgttgCCGCGGCAGCTGGGAGTGGTGCTCGCTGCCAGGACCCCGGGGTTTGGCCGAAGCGGCGCCCGCAGCCTGAGCCCCGAAGAGAATGAATTCTCAGAGGAGGAGCCGGTGCTAGTCTTGAGCCCCGAGGAGCCCGGGCGCGGCCCAGCCACCATCGACTGCCCTCGAGACTGCGCCTGCTCCCAGGAGGGGGTCGTGGACTGCGGCGGCATCGACCTGCGCGAGTTCCCGGGGGACCTGCCCGAGCACACTAACCATCTGTCCTTGCAG AACAACCAGCTGGAGAAGATCTACCCCAGGGAGCTCTCCCGGCTGCATCGGCTGGAGACGCTGAACCTCCAGAACAACCGCCTGACTTCCCGAG GGCTCCCGGAGGAGGCATTTGAGCATCTGACCAACCTCAATTACCTGTACCTGGCCAATAACAAG CTGACCTTGGCACCCCGCTTCCTGCCAAATGCCCTGATCAGTGTGGACTTCGCTGCCAACTATCTCACCAAAATCTACGGGCTCACCTTTGGTCAGAAGCCAAACttgag GTCCGTGTATCTGCACAACAACAAGCTGGCGGACGCCGGGCTGCCGGACAACATGTTCAATGGCTCCAGCAATGTTGAGATCCTCATCTTGTCCAGCAACTTCCTGCGCCATGTACCCAAGCACCTGCCGCCCGCCCTCTACAAGCTGCACCtcaag AACAACAAGCTGGAGAAGATCCCACCAGGTGCCTTCAGCGAGCTGAGCAACCTGCGTGAGCTGTACCTGCAGAACAACTACCTGACTGATGAGGGCCTGGACAATGAGACCTTCTG GAAGCTCTCCAGCCTGGAGTACCTGGATCTGTCCAGCAACAACCTGTCGCGGGTCCCGGCAGGGCTGCCGCGCAGCCTGGTGCTGCTGCACCTGGAGAAGAACGCCATCCGGAGCGTGGCCGCGGACGTGCTGACCCCCATCCGCAGCCTCGAGTACCTGCTGCTACACAGCAACCAGCTGCGCGCGCAGGGCATCCACCCGCGGGCCTTCCAGGGCCTCAAGCGGCTGCACACAGTGCACCTGTACAACAACGCTCTGGAGCGCGTGCCCAGCGGCCTGCCCCGCCGCGTGCGCACCCTCATGATCCTGCACAACCAGATCACCGGCATCGGCCGCGACGACTTTGCCACCACCTACTACCTGGAGGAGCTCAACCTCAGCTACAACCGCATCACCAGCCCGCAGGTGCACCGCGATGCCTTCCGCAAGCTGCGTCTGCTGCGCTCGCTGGACCTCTCCGGCAACCGGCTGCACACCCTGCCGCCTGGGCTGCCGCGCAACGTGCACGTGCTGAAGATCAAGCGCAACGAGCTGGTCGCCCTGGCGCGTGGGGCGCTGGCCGGCATGGCCCAGCTGCGGGAGCTCTACCTCACCGGCAACCGGCTGCGCAACCGGGCCCTGGGACCCCGTGCCTGGGCCGACCTCTCTGGTCTGCAG CTGCTCGACATTGCTGGGAATCAGCTCACGGAGATCCCCAGGGGGCTTCCAGAGTCGCTGGAGTACCTGTACCTGCAGAATAACAAGATTAGTGCCGTGCCCGCCAATGCCTTTGACTCTACACCCAACCTCAAAGGGATTTTTCTCAG GTTTAACAAGCTGGCTGTGGGCTCCGTGGTGGAGAGTGCCTTCCGGAAGCTGAAGCACCTGCAAGTCTTGGACATAGAGGGCAACTTTGAGTTTGGTGACGTTTCCAAGGACCGGGGCCggttggagaaggaagaggaggaggaggaggacgatgacgacgaggaggaagaggaaaggcgGTAG